From a single Natranaerobius trueperi genomic region:
- a CDS encoding methyl-accepting chemotaxis protein, with the protein MRNKSSIKLKLIIIPLLITFVAIAGIGGVSSYYIRESLFEQMRENGFELSHRIISQMEDNEESINVINDMIEDTIRTASRNVISNHENLSNEVVKQIAEDSELTELNVFNEDGEIIYSSIEEYVGWEPPEDHVLNEFIESNDDELMEDIRQDTESDEYIKYGYLINPEGGFVQAGVSANQVEELQDSFDIQNTVNDLVEENNIVFALFTSKDLKIEAHSNEDRIGMEVDDEGLKQAAVHKEHFTDEYYYEPEDVDVYDVIVPVEIDGEHVGALNIGYSMEEVQGAVYENLLRVGIIGLVTFLILSLILYRSSNYVVTTLGKLRDHLNKLSSGNFADNLTDKELTLKDELGEISKSIDTMQNSVVEMIRDIHYKSEQVASSSQELSATSEESTQSANEVAKTIEEIANGASTQAQDTDEGVKEINDLGNYIQKNHTDVENLNNTAGKVDTLKDEGLTIVEDLVNKTEHLNTRTTEVNDIILNTKNSAEQITEASEMIKNISEQTNLLALNAAIEAARAGEAGQGFSVVADEIRKLAEESSKFTEEIDSIIKDLLEKSNYAVTTMEEVKEIVDSEKESVEQTSTKFSGIKDAIEQVKEVLQDVNDSGKEMEEKKDKIISVMENLSSISEENAAGTEEASASVEEQTAAMEDISRASDSLAKLSEEMKTSIDKFKYE; encoded by the coding sequence TTGAGAAATAAAAGTTCTATTAAATTAAAGTTGATTATTATTCCATTACTGATAACTTTTGTTGCTATAGCTGGGATAGGAGGAGTATCTTCCTATTATATTAGAGAGAGTTTATTTGAGCAGATGAGAGAAAATGGGTTCGAATTATCCCATAGGATCATTAGTCAAATGGAAGATAATGAAGAATCAATAAATGTTATCAATGACATGATCGAGGATACTATCAGAACAGCAAGTAGAAATGTCATCAGTAATCATGAAAATCTTTCAAATGAAGTAGTAAAACAGATAGCTGAAGATTCTGAATTAACAGAACTAAATGTTTTTAATGAAGATGGTGAAATAATCTATAGCTCAATTGAAGAATATGTTGGCTGGGAGCCACCAGAAGATCATGTTTTAAATGAGTTTATAGAAAGCAATGACGATGAATTAATGGAAGATATTAGACAAGACACAGAATCAGATGAATATATTAAATATGGTTACTTAATAAACCCAGAAGGTGGATTTGTACAAGCTGGTGTTTCAGCTAATCAGGTTGAAGAACTTCAAGATTCCTTTGATATTCAAAATACAGTTAATGATTTAGTAGAAGAAAATAATATTGTTTTTGCTTTATTTACATCAAAAGATCTTAAAATAGAAGCCCATAGTAATGAAGATAGAATAGGTATGGAAGTAGATGATGAAGGCTTAAAACAGGCAGCAGTTCATAAAGAACATTTTACTGATGAATATTACTATGAACCAGAAGATGTCGATGTTTATGATGTCATAGTTCCTGTTGAAATCGATGGTGAACATGTTGGTGCTTTAAATATCGGTTATTCTATGGAAGAGGTACAAGGAGCTGTATATGAAAACTTACTAAGGGTTGGTATCATAGGATTAGTTACCTTCTTAATATTAAGTTTAATATTATATAGATCATCTAACTACGTAGTAACAACCTTAGGTAAGTTACGAGATCATCTAAATAAGTTATCATCAGGCAATTTTGCAGATAACCTAACAGATAAAGAACTAACTTTAAAAGATGAACTAGGTGAAATATCAAAATCTATTGATACAATGCAAAATTCTGTTGTTGAAATGATCCGTGACATTCACTATAAATCAGAACAAGTAGCTTCATCTTCACAAGAACTATCAGCTACTAGTGAAGAATCAACACAATCAGCAAATGAAGTAGCAAAGACTATTGAGGAGATTGCAAATGGTGCTAGTACACAAGCTCAAGATACAGATGAAGGTGTAAAAGAGATTAATGATTTAGGTAATTACATACAAAAAAATCACACTGATGTTGAAAACTTAAACAATACTGCAGGTAAGGTAGATACATTAAAAGATGAAGGACTAACAATAGTTGAAGATTTAGTAAATAAAACTGAGCACCTTAATACTAGAACTACAGAGGTAAATGATATCATCTTAAATACAAAGAATAGTGCTGAACAAATTACAGAGGCAAGTGAAATGATAAAAAACATTTCTGAACAGACAAACCTACTTGCCTTAAATGCAGCTATAGAAGCTGCTAGAGCAGGTGAAGCAGGACAAGGGTTTTCTGTTGTAGCTGATGAGATTAGAAAGCTTGCTGAAGAATCCAGTAAATTTACTGAAGAGATAGACTCCATTATTAAAGATCTACTAGAAAAAAGTAACTACGCTGTAACTACTATGGAAGAGGTAAAAGAAATAGTTGATTCTGAGAAAGAAAGTGTTGAACAAACTAGTACCAAATTTAGTGGAATAAAAGATGCGATAGAACAGGTAAAAGAAGTACTCCAAGATGTAAATGACTCAGGTAAAGAGATGGAAGAAAAGAAAGATAAGATTATAAGTGTTATGGAAAACTTATCTTCTATTTCAGAAGAAAATGCTGCCGGAACAGAAGAAGCTTCTGCATCTGTTGAAGAGCAAACTGCTGCTATGGAAGATATTTCTAGAGCTAGTGATTCCCTTGCAAAGTTATCTGAAGAAATGAAAACAAGTATAGATAAATTCAAGTATGAATAA